The following are encoded in a window of Brevibacillus sp. DP1.3A genomic DNA:
- a CDS encoding class I SAM-dependent methyltransferase, with protein sequence MPNTKKVDLLNEEANLEYWDEYYKKAAMQEESTFCKYVKKQIDKNAIVLDIGCGSGRDTFSFAKDGYEAVGIDRSKEVIKINRNTKEEKFSTSKLDFHVVDLSDERTLNDIIESISRKAISEDKNLVVYLRFLLHSINETTEEILLRTISKHVPKGCYFAAEFRTIEDYGRDKVYDDHYRRFIDAEDLVSNLESKYNFSKIDFIKGTGLSVYKNEDPYLARILMKKSK encoded by the coding sequence ATGCCGAACACAAAAAAGGTAGATTTGCTCAACGAAGAGGCAAATTTGGAATATTGGGATGAATATTATAAGAAGGCAGCGATGCAAGAAGAGTCAACTTTTTGTAAATATGTAAAAAAACAAATAGACAAAAATGCAATCGTATTGGACATTGGCTGTGGTTCTGGAAGAGATACATTTTCTTTTGCTAAAGATGGCTATGAAGCTGTTGGGATTGATAGGTCTAAAGAGGTAATTAAAATTAATAGAAATACAAAAGAAGAAAAGTTCTCCACTTCGAAACTGGATTTTCATGTAGTTGATCTCAGTGATGAGAGAACATTAAATGACATAATAGAATCGATAAGCCGTAAAGCTATCTCGGAAGATAAAAATCTCGTTGTATATCTTAGATTCCTATTACATTCGATAAATGAAACAACAGAGGAAATACTACTAAGAACTATATCGAAACATGTACCGAAAGGTTGTTATTTTGCTGCAGAATTTAGAACGATAGAAGATTATGGTCGGGACAAAGTATATGATGACCACTATCGAAGATTTATTGATGCTGAGGATCTCGTTAGTAATTTAGAAAGTAAGTATAATTTTTCTAAAATTGATTTCATTAAAGGAACCGGATTGTCAGTTTATAAAAATGAAGACCCATATCTTGCGAGAATTCTTATGAAAAAAAGTAAGTGA
- the flaG gene encoding flagellar protein FlaG, translating to MDLNSVQGFMKPKPYNEFTQTNSQPQETLVSIQEQRNNKHDFEKEIAGINKWLQSTSSHVKFTLHEDLNEYYVQVINDQTNEVIREIPSKKVMDMVAKMHEMIGLLVDEKR from the coding sequence ATGGATCTGAATTCAGTTCAAGGATTTATGAAACCAAAACCGTATAATGAGTTTACTCAAACGAATAGTCAACCTCAAGAGACGCTAGTATCCATACAGGAACAACGGAATAATAAACATGATTTTGAGAAGGAGATTGCAGGTATTAATAAGTGGCTGCAGTCAACAAGTTCTCATGTTAAGTTTACTCTTCATGAAGATCTTAACGAGTACTATGTACAAGTAATAAATGATCAGACAAATGAAGTCATACGTGAAATTCCTTCTAAGAAAGTAATGGATATGGTAGCGAAAATGCATGAAATGATCGGTCTGCTGGTGGACGAAAAAAGATAG
- the fliD gene encoding flagellar filament capping protein FliD, which yields MGIRLTGMASGMDTEKMIKDLMKAQRQPVNRLEKSKISTEWKRDAYREMNTLLADLQKTVNDIRYSANFNKKVASSENDAIASAKVTGTPKLSSYSIEVQKLAKSEMPASMQFDIAASITSSKQQLGASFEFAIDGDTANTIKVEATDTIDSVIAKINGSGKGVEAFHIDNKLVIKSINGNNLGGDNQFDIKVQGGGDGSVLGMTAAATSNPSSTRVAGEDAVVVINGVKQTSKSNVFKYDGVEFTVKTINTGNPLTINSKTDEEAVFNSIKGFVEKYNNVIETINKKIAEPKYKGYQPLLDEEKEALGDKTAEKMDKMAKSGILIRDSYLTNALNEMRRSVSAPLTGTGVNSAFDTLSEIGIGGPPTGKAAYQENGKLYLNEEKLRNAINSNGADVVKLFTSFSSSTDTGTKYNESGIAERLYSNLSKAMSDITKQAGSGTVVNDDSYLSKKIGQFADDINSWEDRLKIIENRYYKQFAAMETAMSKAQSQGSWFAQMLGQK from the coding sequence ATGGGAATCCGCTTAACAGGTATGGCTTCAGGGATGGACACTGAGAAAATGATTAAAGATTTGATGAAAGCACAACGACAACCAGTAAATCGGCTGGAAAAAAGTAAGATTTCAACCGAGTGGAAAAGAGACGCGTATCGTGAGATGAATACGCTTTTGGCTGATCTTCAAAAGACAGTCAATGACATACGTTATTCGGCTAATTTTAATAAAAAGGTTGCCTCTTCAGAAAATGATGCGATTGCTTCTGCAAAAGTAACGGGCACGCCAAAATTGTCATCATATTCTATTGAAGTACAAAAGTTAGCAAAGTCAGAAATGCCTGCTTCGATGCAGTTTGATATTGCAGCATCTATTACTAGTTCAAAACAACAGTTAGGTGCTTCCTTTGAATTTGCAATTGATGGTGACACAGCCAACACGATCAAAGTTGAAGCAACGGACACGATCGATAGTGTTATTGCCAAAATCAATGGCTCTGGTAAGGGCGTGGAAGCATTTCATATAGACAACAAACTTGTCATTAAATCTATCAATGGTAATAATCTCGGTGGAGATAACCAATTCGATATTAAAGTTCAAGGTGGCGGAGATGGTAGCGTTTTAGGTATGACGGCAGCGGCAACTTCTAATCCATCCTCTACTCGAGTAGCAGGTGAAGATGCAGTTGTCGTAATTAACGGTGTAAAGCAGACATCTAAATCCAACGTATTTAAGTATGATGGAGTGGAGTTTACTGTTAAGACTATCAATACGGGTAATCCACTAACAATCAACTCAAAAACTGATGAAGAGGCTGTTTTTAATTCTATTAAAGGGTTTGTAGAAAAGTACAATAATGTCATTGAGACAATTAATAAGAAAATAGCTGAGCCAAAGTACAAAGGATATCAGCCTTTACTGGATGAAGAGAAAGAAGCTCTCGGCGATAAAACAGCAGAGAAAATGGATAAAATGGCGAAGAGCGGAATTTTGATTCGCGATTCGTATTTAACTAACGCTCTGAATGAAATGCGTCGCTCGGTTAGCGCTCCTCTAACAGGTACAGGAGTAAATTCTGCATTTGATACGCTTTCTGAAATAGGTATCGGAGGTCCTCCAACAGGTAAGGCAGCTTATCAAGAAAATGGAAAGCTATATCTAAATGAAGAAAAGTTACGGAATGCGATTAACAGTAATGGCGCAGATGTTGTAAAACTTTTCACCAGTTTCAGTTCTAGTACAGATACTGGTACAAAGTACAACGAAAGCGGGATTGCAGAGAGACTTTATAGTAACTTGAGCAAAGCTATGTCAGATATTACTAAGCAAGCAGGAAGCGGAACTGTTGTAAATGACGACAGTTATCTCAGCAAAAAAATCGGTCAATTCGCAGATGACATCAATTCTTGGGAAGATCGTTTGAAAATAATTGAGAATCGCTATTATAAACAATTCGCTGCTATGGAAACAGCAATGTCCAAAGCCCAATCCCAGGGTTCATGGTTTGCACAAATGTTAGGGCAGAAATAA